One part of the Segnochrobactrum spirostomi genome encodes these proteins:
- a CDS encoding CAP domain-containing protein, whose protein sequence is MIASPRTFAFIAVAAALLLGSCAETTGPSRPTFYDYLDTPGATVDAQAAATMISQYRANHGLGPVTVDPALTAIAEKQVQVLAARDSVQASLEGDRSPMVRLQKAGYAPRAAAENVSAGYLTLAQAFSGWRDSPPHNANMLNPAVTRIGIATAYVPSSKYHVFWDLILAQPGS, encoded by the coding sequence ATGATCGCTTCCCCCCGCACATTCGCCTTCATCGCCGTCGCCGCCGCGCTTCTCCTCGGCTCCTGTGCCGAGACCACGGGACCGTCGCGGCCGACCTTCTATGATTATCTCGACACGCCGGGCGCCACCGTGGACGCCCAGGCCGCGGCGACGATGATCTCGCAATATCGCGCAAACCACGGCCTCGGCCCGGTGACGGTCGATCCCGCCTTGACGGCGATCGCCGAAAAGCAGGTCCAGGTACTCGCCGCCCGCGATTCCGTCCAGGCTTCGCTCGAGGGCGACCGTTCGCCCATGGTCCGGCTGCAGAAGGCCGGCTATGCGCCGCGCGCCGCCGCCGAGAACGTCTCTGCCGGCTACCTGACGCTCGCCCAGGCCTTCTCCGGCTGGCGCGACTCGCCCCCGCACAACGCCAACATGCTCAATCCGGCCGTGACTCGGATCGGCATCGCGACCGCCTATGTGCCGAGCAGCAAATATCACGTCTTCTGGGACCTGATCCTGGCGCAGCCGGGATCGTGA
- a CDS encoding MarR family winged helix-turn-helix transcriptional regulator, which produces MPFEITIEVRDTCLCLYLQRAARALARTFDDALRPVGLTNGQFSLLMALNRPEPPPLGPVAQLLAMDRTTLTAALKPLERDGLVRIETDPNDRRSRRLALTEAGAERLAAAVPIWRATHATVEVALPPDADPVVLRAALIALTG; this is translated from the coding sequence GTGCCGTTCGAGATCACGATCGAGGTTCGCGACACCTGCCTTTGCCTCTATCTGCAACGGGCGGCGAGGGCGCTCGCACGCACGTTCGACGACGCGCTGCGCCCGGTCGGGCTGACCAACGGGCAATTCTCGCTGCTGATGGCCCTGAACCGCCCGGAGCCGCCGCCGCTCGGGCCGGTGGCGCAACTCCTCGCGATGGACCGCACAACGCTGACCGCGGCCCTGAAGCCGCTCGAGCGGGACGGGCTCGTGCGCATCGAGACCGACCCCAACGATCGCCGCAGCCGGCGCCTCGCGCTCACCGAGGCGGGGGCCGAGCGCCTCGCCGCCGCGGTCCCGATCTGGCGCGCCACCCACGCGACCGTCGAAGTCGCCCTGCCGCCCGACGCCGACCCGGTCGTGCTGCGCGCCGCGCTGATTGCGCTGACGGGGTGA
- the cobO gene encoding cob(I)yrinic acid a,c-diamide adenosyltransferase codes for MSGEIDPEAAARHKAKMAVRKRVQDAEVAEKTIEKGLLIVHTGPGKGKSTAAFGLALRMLGRGRDVAVVQFIKGAWDTGEQHALTQAFGDRVAWHAMGEGFTWETQDLVRDKAAANRAWETAKALMAEPRFGLVILDEINIALRYDYLDLAEVVAALAARRGDLHVVATGRNAKPDLVAAADLVTEMTAVKHHFAAGVKAQPGIEF; via the coding sequence ATGAGCGGCGAGATCGATCCGGAGGCCGCCGCCCGCCACAAGGCGAAGATGGCTGTGCGCAAGCGGGTTCAGGACGCCGAGGTCGCCGAGAAGACGATCGAGAAGGGTCTCCTCATCGTCCACACCGGCCCCGGCAAGGGCAAATCGACCGCGGCGTTCGGGCTCGCCTTGCGCATGCTCGGCCGCGGCCGCGACGTTGCCGTGGTGCAGTTCATCAAGGGCGCCTGGGATACCGGCGAGCAGCACGCGCTCACGCAGGCGTTCGGCGACCGCGTCGCCTGGCACGCCATGGGCGAAGGCTTCACCTGGGAGACCCAGGATCTCGTCCGCGACAAAGCCGCCGCAAACCGGGCGTGGGAGACGGCGAAGGCGCTGATGGCGGAGCCCCGCTTCGGCCTCGTCATTCTCGACGAGATCAACATCGCCCTGCGCTATGATTATCTCGATCTCGCCGAGGTCGTCGCGGCGCTTGCGGCGCGCCGGGGGGATCTCCACGTCGTCGCGACCGGTCGCAACGCCAAGCCGGACCTCGTCGCCGCCGCGGATCTCGTGACGGAAATGACGGCCGTGAAGCACCATTTCGCGGCGGGCGTGAAGGCCCAGCCGGGCATCGAGTTCTGA
- the pcaG gene encoding protocatechuate 3,4-dioxygenase subunit alpha: MVQSLDRLKESPSQTAGPYVHIGCTPNWVGITGVWDEDLGSVLVTPETKGERIVVTGRVIDGSGNPLKDALLEIWQADAAGFHNSPAERRGKADPAFKGWGRQPTDGTTGVYRFETIKPGPVPFPDGRPMAPHITFWIVARGINVGLHTRLYFGDEEAANAADPLLARIENRARVATLIAPRTLVEGVPTYTFDIHLQGDRETVFLDI; the protein is encoded by the coding sequence ATGGTCCAGAGCCTCGACCGCCTGAAGGAATCGCCGTCGCAGACGGCCGGTCCCTATGTCCACATCGGCTGCACCCCGAACTGGGTCGGCATCACCGGTGTCTGGGACGAGGATCTCGGTTCGGTTCTCGTCACGCCCGAAACGAAGGGCGAGCGTATCGTCGTGACCGGCCGCGTGATCGACGGCAGCGGCAACCCGCTCAAGGACGCGCTTCTGGAGATCTGGCAGGCCGATGCGGCCGGGTTCCACAACAGCCCGGCGGAGCGGCGCGGTAAGGCCGATCCCGCCTTCAAGGGATGGGGCCGCCAGCCGACCGACGGAACGACGGGCGTCTACCGCTTCGAGACCATCAAGCCGGGTCCGGTGCCTTTTCCGGACGGCCGTCCGATGGCGCCGCACATCACCTTTTGGATCGTCGCCCGCGGCATCAATGTCGGGCTCCACACCCGGCTCTATTTCGGCGACGAGGAGGCGGCGAACGCGGCCGACCCGCTGCTCGCCAGAATCGAGAATCGCGCCCGTGTGGCGACGCTGATCGCGCCGCGCACGCTCGTCGAGGGCGTCCCGACCTACACCTTCGACATCCACCTCCAGGGCGACCGCGAGACCGTCTTCCTCGATATTTGA
- the pheT gene encoding phenylalanine--tRNA ligase subunit beta — translation MKFTLSWLKDHLETDASLDAIVDRLTTVGLEVEGVENPGAALEPFVIASVVSAEKHPNADKLRVCMVETGAGEPIQVVCGAPNARAGMKAVFAAPGTHVPGTGVDLKVGTIRGVESRGMLVSERELGLSDEHNGIIELPADAPVGTAYADWAGLGDPVIEIAVTPNRADCLGIQGIARDLAASGLGRVITPAIAPVADAFPCPTGVRLEFGDTAPLSPLFALRLVRGVRNGPSPDWMQRRLKAIGLRPISALVDITNYMTFDRGRPLHVFDAAKVKGDLVVRRGRPGETLLALDGRTYEVDDAICVIADDQGLESLAGIMGGETSGVTEATTDVLIESALWDALNIAQTGRRLGLNSDARFRFERGVDPAMTVPGLELATKLVVDLCGGTPSAIVVAGSTEIATRTIEFPLSEVARLSGLDVDAATIVGHLESLGFTVAGDGAVRRVTPPSWRGDIEGKADLVEEVVRMVGLDRVPLKPMARTAPIGTRVLTLGQLRARNARRTLASRGLVEAVTWSFLSKAQATAFGGGAPELALSNPIASDLSDMRPSLIPGLASAAQRNADRGFGDTALFEVGQIFLGDKPEDQKRAAAGLRRGTAGLAGSGRHWQGAAKPVDAFDAKADALAVLDAIGAPADRVQITRDAPAWFHPGRSGTLRLGPIVLGHFGELHPAALEALDVTGPIAAFEILIEAAPAQKARPTRAKPPIAVSDLMPVRRDFAFVVPRATASADIVKAATQAEKTLIERVSVFDLYEGPGVAEGAKSIAIEVVLAPKERTLTDAEIEAVAGRIVAGVEKATGGVLRR, via the coding sequence ATGAAGTTCACTCTCTCCTGGCTCAAGGACCACCTCGAGACCGACGCCAGCCTCGACGCCATCGTCGACCGGCTGACCACGGTCGGGCTCGAGGTCGAAGGCGTCGAGAACCCCGGAGCCGCGCTGGAGCCCTTCGTCATCGCCTCGGTCGTCTCGGCCGAGAAGCACCCGAACGCCGACAAGCTGCGCGTCTGCATGGTCGAGACCGGGGCGGGCGAGCCGATCCAGGTGGTGTGCGGCGCCCCCAACGCGCGCGCCGGGATGAAGGCCGTATTCGCTGCGCCCGGCACCCACGTGCCCGGCACTGGCGTCGATCTGAAGGTCGGCACCATCCGCGGCGTCGAGAGCCGCGGCATGCTCGTCTCCGAGCGGGAGCTCGGCCTGTCCGACGAACACAACGGCATCATCGAACTGCCGGCCGACGCGCCGGTCGGCACCGCCTATGCCGATTGGGCCGGGCTCGGCGATCCGGTGATCGAGATCGCGGTGACGCCGAACCGCGCCGATTGCCTCGGCATCCAGGGCATCGCCCGCGATCTCGCCGCCTCGGGCCTCGGCCGCGTGATCACCCCGGCGATCGCCCCCGTCGCGGACGCCTTCCCCTGCCCGACGGGCGTACGCCTCGAATTCGGCGACACCGCGCCGCTGTCGCCCCTGTTCGCGCTCCGCCTCGTCCGCGGCGTGCGCAACGGCCCGTCGCCGGACTGGATGCAGCGCCGGCTGAAGGCGATCGGTCTGCGCCCGATCAGCGCCCTCGTCGACATCACCAATTACATGACGTTCGACCGCGGCCGCCCGCTCCACGTCTTCGACGCGGCCAAGGTGAAGGGCGATCTCGTGGTGCGCCGCGGCCGGCCCGGCGAGACGCTGCTCGCCCTCGATGGCCGCACCTACGAGGTGGACGACGCGATCTGCGTGATCGCCGACGACCAGGGCCTCGAGTCGCTCGCCGGCATCATGGGCGGCGAGACGAGCGGCGTGACCGAGGCGACCACCGACGTGCTGATCGAATCGGCGCTGTGGGACGCCCTCAACATCGCCCAGACCGGCCGCCGGCTCGGCCTCAATTCGGACGCCCGCTTCCGCTTCGAGCGCGGCGTCGATCCGGCCATGACGGTGCCGGGCCTCGAACTCGCGACGAAGCTCGTCGTCGATCTCTGCGGCGGCACGCCGAGCGCGATCGTCGTCGCCGGCTCGACTGAGATCGCGACCCGCACCATCGAGTTCCCGCTCTCCGAAGTCGCCCGCCTGTCCGGCCTCGATGTCGATGCCGCCACGATCGTCGGCCACCTCGAAAGCCTCGGCTTCACGGTCGCCGGCGACGGTGCGGTGCGCCGGGTGACGCCGCCGAGCTGGCGCGGCGACATCGAGGGCAAGGCCGATCTCGTGGAAGAGGTGGTGCGCATGGTCGGGCTCGACCGCGTGCCGCTGAAGCCGATGGCGCGCACCGCGCCGATCGGCACCCGCGTTCTGACCCTCGGGCAACTGCGCGCCCGCAACGCCCGCCGCACCTTGGCCTCCCGCGGCCTCGTTGAGGCGGTGACGTGGTCGTTCCTCTCAAAGGCCCAGGCGACGGCCTTCGGCGGCGGCGCGCCGGAGCTCGCACTGTCGAACCCGATCGCCTCCGACCTCTCCGACATGCGCCCGAGCCTCATTCCCGGGCTCGCGAGCGCCGCCCAGCGCAACGCCGACCGCGGCTTCGGCGACACCGCTCTGTTCGAAGTCGGCCAGATCTTCCTCGGCGACAAGCCGGAAGACCAGAAGCGCGCCGCCGCGGGCCTGCGCCGCGGCACCGCCGGGCTCGCCGGCAGCGGCCGCCACTGGCAGGGCGCGGCGAAGCCCGTCGATGCCTTCGACGCCAAGGCCGACGCGCTCGCCGTGCTCGACGCCATCGGCGCGCCGGCCGACCGCGTCCAGATCACCCGCGACGCCCCGGCCTGGTTCCATCCCGGCCGCTCGGGCACGCTGCGGCTCGGCCCGATCGTGCTCGGCCATTTCGGCGAGCTGCACCCGGCCGCGCTGGAAGCGCTCGACGTGACCGGCCCGATCGCCGCCTTCGAGATCCTGATCGAGGCCGCGCCGGCGCAGAAGGCGCGTCCGACCCGGGCGAAGCCGCCGATCGCCGTCTCCGACCTGATGCCGGTGCGCCGCGACTTCGCCTTCGTGGTGCCGCGCGCGACGGCGAGCGCCGACATCGTCAAGGCCGCGACCCAGGCCGAGAAGACGCTGATCGAGCGCGTCTCGGTGTTCGACCTCTACGAGGGGCCGGGTGTCGCCGAGGGCGCCAAGTCGATCGCGATCGAAGTGGTGCTCGCCCCGAAGGAGCGCACCCTGACGGACGCCGAGATCGAGGCCGTCGCCGGCCGCATCGTCGCCGGCGTCGAGAAGGCGACCGGCGGCGTCCTCCGCCGCTGA
- the pcaH gene encoding protocatechuate 3,4-dioxygenase subunit beta, with amino-acid sequence MSDQGSSHQRDGSFYQRDRDWHPPAFFPAYKTSVLRSPRQALLSLGNTLSEMTGPVFGHDMLGPLDNDLIRNYAKTGDPIGQRIIVSGRVLDEDARPLPGVLVEFWQANAGGRYRHKKESYLAAIDPNFGGCGRTITDAEGRYTFRTIKPGAYPWPNGVNDWRPAHIHFSLFGHAFAQRLITQMYFEGDPMIWQCPIVRSIPDDKAIERLVAALDRESCLPMDALAYKFDIVLRGRRSTLFENRKEGN; translated from the coding sequence ATGTCGGACCAGGGATCGTCCCACCAACGGGATGGCTCGTTCTATCAGCGGGATCGCGACTGGCATCCGCCGGCCTTCTTCCCGGCCTACAAGACCTCCGTGCTGCGCTCGCCGCGCCAGGCGCTCTTGTCGCTCGGCAACACGCTGTCGGAGATGACCGGGCCGGTGTTCGGCCACGACATGCTCGGTCCGCTCGACAACGATCTCATCCGCAACTACGCGAAGACCGGCGATCCGATCGGCCAGCGCATCATCGTGTCCGGCCGTGTCCTCGACGAGGACGCCCGGCCGCTGCCCGGGGTGCTCGTCGAATTCTGGCAGGCGAATGCCGGCGGGCGCTATCGCCACAAGAAAGAAAGCTACCTCGCGGCGATCGATCCGAACTTCGGCGGCTGCGGCCGCACGATCACCGACGCCGAGGGCCGCTACACGTTCCGCACCATCAAGCCGGGCGCCTACCCGTGGCCGAATGGCGTCAACGATTGGCGCCCGGCCCACATCCACTTCTCGCTGTTCGGCCACGCCTTCGCCCAGCGGCTCATCACCCAGATGTATTTCGAGGGCGATCCGATGATCTGGCAGTGCCCGATCGTCCGCTCCATTCCCGACGACAAGGCGATCGAACGCCTCGTCGCCGCCCTCGACCGCGAGAGCTGCCTGCCGATGGACGCCCTCGCCTACAAGTTCGACATCGTGCTGCGCGGGCGCCGCTCGACCCTGTTCGAGAACCGGAAGGAGGGCAACTGA
- the pcaD gene encoding 3-oxoadipate enol-lactonase, producing the protein MPFARVNDLVLHWQVLGPAEAPAVVLINSLGTDFRIWADVAARLAGTYRVVLYDKRGHGLSEGRGDASSMADHAADLLALLDHLGIARFALVGLSIGGLIAQTVAAHVPERVTSLVLSNTAARIGTAESWAARIAAIRAGGLESIADAVMERWFTPAFRASRPVETFGWRTMLVRSPADGYIAACAAIRDADLTGSTAAIRLPTLCLVGDQDGSTPPDLVRATADRIPGARFEIIPSCGHLPCLEQPEIAASLIAAHFAETLHV; encoded by the coding sequence GTGCCCTTTGCCCGCGTCAACGATCTCGTTCTCCATTGGCAGGTCCTCGGGCCCGCCGAGGCCCCGGCCGTCGTCCTCATCAACTCGCTCGGCACCGACTTCCGGATCTGGGCCGACGTCGCCGCCCGGCTCGCCGGTACGTACCGCGTCGTCCTGTACGACAAGCGTGGCCACGGGCTGAGCGAAGGCCGCGGCGACGCCTCGTCGATGGCCGACCACGCCGCCGACCTCCTCGCCCTCCTCGATCATCTCGGCATCGCCCGCTTCGCCCTCGTGGGGCTGTCGATCGGCGGGCTGATCGCCCAGACCGTCGCCGCCCACGTGCCGGAGCGGGTGACGAGCCTCGTCCTCTCCAACACCGCGGCGCGCATCGGCACGGCGGAGAGTTGGGCCGCCCGCATCGCGGCGATCCGCGCCGGCGGTCTCGAGAGCATCGCCGACGCGGTGATGGAGCGCTGGTTCACGCCCGCCTTCCGCGCGAGCCGTCCGGTCGAGACGTTCGGATGGCGCACGATGCTCGTGCGCAGCCCGGCCGACGGCTACATCGCCGCCTGCGCGGCGATCCGCGATGCAGACCTCACCGGCTCGACCGCTGCGATCCGCCTGCCCACCCTCTGCCTCGTCGGCGATCAGGACGGCTCGACGCCGCCCGATCTGGTGCGGGCGACGGCCGACCGGATCCCGGGCGCCCGCTTCGAGATCATCCCCTCTTGCGGCCACCTGCCCTGCCTGGAGCAGCCGGAGATCGCGGCCTCGCTCATCGCGGCCCATTTCGCGGAGACGCTTCATGTCTGA
- the cobD gene encoding threonine-phosphate decarboxylase CobD: protein MRMRPSDFDGTGPHLAHGGDLGAARRAFPGATEPLIDLSTGINPHSYPLPRLTVSTFRRLPEPDALETLAEAAARAYGAPSARHVVCAPGTQILLPLVARLVPPGRCAVLSPTYAEHARAAKLAGHQVREVTSPIELAASDLAVVVNPNNPDGRLTPRTRLIALAEGLGRRGGLLVVDEAFMEVAPLSESIAGDIEHGRAVVLRSFGKFHGLAGVRLGFAIAAPPIAQRLRQELGPWAVSGPAIAIGAAALSDTEWARLMRARLTHDSVRLDAILEVAGFQIVGGTPLFRLARSDDAPQIYEKLGRAGILVRRFPDRPTLLRFGLPANEPAFHRLSAALS from the coding sequence ATGAGGATGCGTCCCTCCGATTTCGACGGCACCGGTCCGCACCTCGCCCACGGCGGCGATCTCGGTGCCGCGCGCCGCGCCTTTCCGGGCGCGACCGAGCCGCTAATCGACCTCTCGACCGGCATCAACCCGCATTCCTATCCGCTGCCGCGGCTCACCGTGTCGACCTTCCGCCGCCTGCCCGAGCCCGACGCCCTCGAAACCCTCGCCGAGGCCGCCGCCAGGGCCTACGGCGCGCCCTCTGCGCGCCATGTCGTCTGCGCGCCCGGCACGCAGATCCTCCTCCCCCTCGTCGCCCGGTTGGTCCCCCCCGGACGCTGCGCGGTGCTGTCGCCGACCTATGCCGAGCACGCCCGTGCGGCGAAGCTCGCCGGCCATCAGGTCCGCGAAGTCACGTCGCCGATCGAGCTCGCGGCGTCCGACCTCGCGGTCGTCGTCAATCCAAACAATCCGGACGGACGGCTGACCCCGCGCACCCGGCTCATCGCCCTCGCCGAAGGCCTCGGCCGCCGCGGCGGCCTGCTCGTCGTCGACGAGGCGTTCATGGAGGTGGCGCCGCTCTCCGAGAGCATCGCCGGCGACATCGAGCACGGTCGTGCCGTCGTGCTGCGCTCGTTCGGCAAGTTCCACGGCCTCGCCGGCGTGCGCCTCGGCTTCGCCATCGCGGCGCCGCCGATCGCCCAGCGGCTGCGCCAGGAGCTCGGGCCGTGGGCGGTGTCGGGCCCGGCGATCGCCATCGGCGCGGCGGCGCTGTCCGATACCGAATGGGCCCGGCTGATGCGCGCGCGCCTCACCCACGACAGCGTGCGCCTCGACGCCATCCTGGAGGTCGCCGGCTTCCAGATCGTCGGCGGCACGCCGCTGTTCCGCCTCGCCCGTTCCGACGATGCGCCGCAGATCTACGAGAAGCTCGGCCGTGCTGGCATCCTGGTGCGCCGCTTTCCGGATCGGCCGACGCTGTTGCGCTTCGGCCTGCCGGCCAACGAGCCGGCCTTCCACCGCCTCTCGGCCGCGCTGTCGTAA
- the pcaC gene encoding 4-carboxymuconolactone decarboxylase: protein MSDAEPTTVEPTERFRTGMATRRRVLGGDYVDAATAAMTPFDADFQTLITETAWGSVWSRPGASLRERSMMTIALLAALGHDAEVAMHVRATRNTGATPEDIKEALLHVAIYAGVPAANHAFKIVKKTYAEMAAEDSAKTDPAKTDAAEGA, encoded by the coding sequence ATGTCTGACGCCGAACCGACGACCGTCGAGCCGACCGAACGCTTCCGCACCGGCATGGCGACCCGCCGCCGGGTGCTCGGCGGGGACTATGTCGACGCCGCCACCGCGGCGATGACGCCGTTCGATGCGGACTTCCAGACGCTCATCACCGAAACCGCCTGGGGTTCGGTGTGGTCGCGGCCGGGCGCGAGCCTCCGCGAGCGCTCGATGATGACGATCGCCCTCCTCGCCGCCCTCGGCCACGATGCCGAGGTCGCGATGCATGTCCGCGCGACCCGCAACACCGGCGCGACGCCGGAGGACATCAAGGAAGCGCTGCTGCACGTCGCGATCTATGCGGGCGTGCCGGCGGCCAACCACGCCTTCAAGATCGTCAAGAAGACCTACGCGGAGATGGCGGCGGAAGATTCCGCCAAAACAGACCCGGCCAAAACGGACGCGGCCGAAGGCGCCTGA
- a CDS encoding cysteine hydrolase family protein, with product MTSSPLPRRDAPFRKGETGLLLVDMQRIWIEPGLDPFHPERGPDHYFYREVRERVVPNQRRLLAAARAAGIEVLHTIIQSLTEDGRDRSLDHKLTPMHVPPSLAEGLPPPELAPVGDEILLPKTSSGVFNSTNLDYLLKNLGVRQLVIAGVLTDQCVDMAVRDGADRGYLVTCVGDACAAPTPERHEGALAAFGGYCWITDTETVAARFDALR from the coding sequence ATGACCTCCTCCCCCCTTCCCCGCCGCGATGCGCCGTTCCGCAAGGGCGAGACGGGCCTTCTCCTCGTCGACATGCAGCGCATCTGGATCGAGCCGGGGCTCGATCCCTTTCATCCCGAGCGGGGGCCGGATCATTATTTCTATCGCGAGGTCCGCGAGCGGGTCGTGCCGAACCAGCGCCGCCTCCTCGCCGCCGCCCGCGCGGCGGGGATCGAGGTCCTGCACACCATCATCCAGAGCCTGACCGAGGACGGCCGCGACCGCTCCCTCGATCACAAACTCACCCCGATGCATGTGCCCCCGAGCCTGGCCGAAGGCCTGCCGCCGCCCGAACTCGCGCCCGTCGGCGACGAGATCCTGCTGCCGAAGACGTCGTCCGGCGTCTTCAACTCGACGAACCTCGATTATCTCCTCAAGAATCTCGGCGTCCGCCAACTCGTGATCGCCGGTGTGCTCACCGACCAGTGCGTCGACATGGCGGTGCGCGACGGTGCCGATCGCGGCTATCTCGTCACCTGCGTCGGTGATGCCTGCGCGGCCCCGACGCCGGAGCGGCACGAAGGCGCGCTCGCCGCGTTCGGCGGCTATTGCTGGATCACGGACACCGAGACCGTCGCGGCGCGGTTCGACGCTCTGCGCTGA
- a CDS encoding DUF1428 domain-containing protein has product MPYVDGFVIAVPADKQEEFRRVAAAAAPIFKEYGALRVVECWGDDVPDGKLTDFRRAVDAKEDEVVVFSWIEYASKEVRDAAHAGSMADPRMAAIGDMPFDGKRMIFGGFLPILDV; this is encoded by the coding sequence ATGCCCTACGTGGACGGATTCGTCATTGCCGTGCCCGCAGACAAGCAGGAGGAGTTCCGCCGCGTTGCCGCCGCGGCGGCGCCGATCTTCAAGGAGTATGGCGCCTTGCGCGTCGTCGAATGCTGGGGCGACGACGTACCCGACGGCAAGTTGACCGATTTCCGCCGTGCCGTCGATGCCAAGGAGGACGAGGTCGTCGTCTTCAGTTGGATCGAATATGCTTCGAAGGAGGTGCGTGACGCCGCGCACGCCGGCTCGATGGCGGATCCGCGCATGGCCGCCATCGGCGACATGCCGTTCGATGGCAAGCGCATGATCTTCGGCGGCTTCCTGCCGATCCTCGACGTCTGA